The following nucleotide sequence is from Mycobacterium sp. Z3061.
GCAGACGGTCACAGTGCGCCGCGCGGGCAACGTCGCCGAGCTGACCTTGGCCAACACCATGACGCTGAACGCGGAGACGAATCAGTTCATGCGCGACGTAGAGGTGGCCGTCGACGTGGTGACGCTGGACCCCGCCACCTCGGTCGGCGTAATCCGTGGCGCCCCAATGGAATACGCGTCGTACGCCGGCAAACGAGCCTTCTGCGCGGGGATCAACCTCAAGCACCTCGCTGCCGGCAGCATCTCCTACCTGGACTTCTTCATCGGCCGCGAGGCCGGGCTGCTGTCGAAGCTGGCTCGCGGCGTGCACGATCCCGAGACGGCACGCGACGTCGCCCGGTTGTGGATCTGCGTGATCGATTCCTTCGCCATCGGCGGCGGCATGCAGCTCACCCTGGTGGCCGACCATGTCATCGCCGTCGACGACGCTTGGGTGAGCCTGCCAGCCGCCAGCGAGGGCATCGTCCCCGGCGTGGCGAACCTGCGCCTGCCCCGACGGGTCGGGGTGTCACTCGCCCGCGAGCTGATCCTGCGCGGGCGCCGTCTGAGCGGGACCGAGGCGAAGCAGGCCGGCCTGGTCGACGCCGTGGTCTGCGGCGCAGATGTAGATGCAACCGTGGCATCGGTCGCCGCGGCGCTGTCGGAGCCCGCGGTGCTGCCCAACAAGCTGATGCTCGCCCATGGCATCGAGTCCGAAAACGAGTTCGCGACGTACCTGGCCGACTTCGCCGTCGTGCAAGCGGATCGAATGCACGCCCCCGACGTGCGTCGCAGGCTGTCGAGCCGGCTATGACCGGCACGCCAGAGTCCGAAGCCCAGATTCTGGGTGCGATCGGATTCCTCAACGAGGTGATGGCCCGCTACCCGCAAGCCATCTCGTTCGCTCCGGGAGCACCGTTGCTGGAAGGCGTCACTCGCGAGCGCCTCATCGCGGCGGTCGACGAGGTGGCAGGTCACTCAGGAGCACCGGGTTGGGACGCCCTGTTCCAGTACGGCCCCAGCCAGGGGATCGTCAACGCCGACCTAGCCCGCGCGCTTTCCGCTAGCGGTGCCCTCAACGTCGCCGCATCCGATATCACCATCACCGTCGGCGCCCAGGAGGGGTTCATCCTCGTCCTTCGCGCACTGGAACTCCATCGCCGCGGGACCCTCGGCATCGTTGCCCCCGCCTTCGCCGGGATCCGCGGCGCGGCGACCTTCATGGGTGCCCGGACCGTGGATGTCATCGAGGGCCCCGAGGGCGTTACCGCCGCGGACCTCGAGGCGGCGTGCACGCGAGCCGACACCCTTGGCGAGCCGCTGCGAGCCTTATACGTCGCACCTGATTTCGCCAACCCGTCAGGGACCGTGATTCCCCGGCAGGCCCGGCTGGAACTGCTGCGTGCCGCTCGCGAGTGGCAGGTGCTGTTGATTGAAGACACGACCTACGGGTTCACCGATCCGGACGTTCCGCCGTGCCTGAAGGCTCTGGACGAGGACGGGGTGGTTATCCAGGTCGGCACCTTCTCCAAGGTGTGCTTGCCCGGCGTCCGCGTCGGCTATGTGGTCGCCGATCAGCCCTGGCGCGGGTCCACCCTGGCCACCTGGCTGGCCACCCTGAAGAACACCACCACGGTCAACACCTCTCCGCTCAACCAGGCCATGGTTGCGGGCCTGGTGCTGTCGGACCCGGCCGCCCTCGCCGAGCGCCAGCGGATGTTGCGAGAGTCCTACCGCGAGAAGCGGAATCTGTTTTTGAGCGCATTGGACGACGAGTTCCCCGATGCAGGCGAACTCGGGCTCGCCTGGAACCGGCCGACGGGTGGGTTCTTCGTCGTGATGCAGACCCGACGGGACCTGGACCACGCGGCCCTGGAAATCTGCGCCGCGCGCCATCGCGTGCTGTGGACCCCGATGCGCGACTTCTACGCCGGTAGTGCCGGTGACACGATGTTGAGGCTGTCGTGCAGCCACGTACCGAACGACCAGATCAGGGAGGGGATTCGCCGGCTGGGCGCGTTTCTGCGCGAGAGAATTTAAGACGAGGAAGCCCCGTCAGGGCGCCAACGTCAATTCGGCGATCTCGTGACCGTGTAGGAAATTCGAATGCCGGTACTCCTGCCGGCCCGTAAGCGTGATCGAGGAAGCGACTCGCGTCAGCACGGTCAACAGAGCGCGCAGCTCGAGTCGCGCCAGCACCGCGCCGACACAGGAGTGGGGTCCGCTTCCCAGGGCCAGATGAGGATTCTGGTCGCGGTCCAGCACGAACCGCTCGGCGTCGGAAAAGACGGCTTCATCACGATTGGCGGCCGCAATCCACACGACGACCCGGTCGCCCGCACGAATGCTGGCTTCGCCGAGGGTGGTATCGGTCAGGGCAGTGCGCATCACATGAGCAGCCGGAGACGTCCAACGCAAGGTCTCTTCGATAGCGGCATCGATGCGCTCTGGCTGGGCGCGCAGTCGCTGCCAGCAATCCGGATCCTGGGCAAAGACCACCAGGGCGCCGCATACCGCGAGCGGCGTCGTCTCAAGGCCGCCACTGAGCATGCCGTCGCAATTGAGCAGCACCTCATCATCGGTGAGGGGGCGGCCGTCCACGCTCGACTGCGCCAGCGCGGTCACGAAGTCGTCGCGCGGTTGGGCTCGGCGCTGCTCCAGCAGGCCATAGAGGTACATGAGCAGATCGCCATGAGCCTGCGTCGATTCCTGCACCGTGTTGGTGGCATAGGCGGCGTCAGTCAACCGGCCGAGTTCCGTCCAGTCCTGCCGCGGTAGTCCGAGTACCCTCCCGAGAACCTGGTGGGCGATGACCGTTCCCAATTCGCCGCGTCCATCGAACGAGCCGCCTCTGTCCATCAGGCCGGTGACCACAAGTTCGATATCGCGCCAGATCTCAGAACTTATCCGGTCGATCGTCGAGCTCGACAGCCACGCCGAGTGAGCGGCGCGCAGCCGTCGATGAGCGGTGCCGTCCGTGACCACCAGCAGCCGTCCCGATGCCATTGCCACCGAGCGCGGGTTACTGCCGAGCCTCATGCCTGCCGT
It contains:
- a CDS encoding enoyl-CoA hydratase-related protein gives rise to the protein MIDRTTRPSPWDRPSTEEELRFAAAWFDEHVDDVYRTLTAPSGSHRRALRLGDLVRAAGDQLPDLLPDRATRQRDDELAPSERLQVERDQGRFLRALLRNPATAVPALTDMRAPLPESAAHAERFRATGDLVLQTVTVRRAGNVAELTLANTMTLNAETNQFMRDVEVAVDVVTLDPATSVGVIRGAPMEYASYAGKRAFCAGINLKHLAAGSISYLDFFIGREAGLLSKLARGVHDPETARDVARLWICVIDSFAIGGGMQLTLVADHVIAVDDAWVSLPAASEGIVPGVANLRLPRRVGVSLARELILRGRRLSGTEAKQAGLVDAVVCGADVDATVASVAAALSEPAVLPNKLMLAHGIESENEFATYLADFAVVQADRMHAPDVRRRLSSRL
- a CDS encoding PLP-dependent aminotransferase family protein, with protein sequence MTGTPESEAQILGAIGFLNEVMARYPQAISFAPGAPLLEGVTRERLIAAVDEVAGHSGAPGWDALFQYGPSQGIVNADLARALSASGALNVAASDITITVGAQEGFILVLRALELHRRGTLGIVAPAFAGIRGAATFMGARTVDVIEGPEGVTAADLEAACTRADTLGEPLRALYVAPDFANPSGTVIPRQARLELLRAAREWQVLLIEDTTYGFTDPDVPPCLKALDEDGVVIQVGTFSKVCLPGVRVGYVVADQPWRGSTLATWLATLKNTTTVNTSPLNQAMVAGLVLSDPAALAERQRMLRESYREKRNLFLSALDDEFPDAGELGLAWNRPTGGFFVVMQTRRDLDHAALEICAARHRVLWTPMRDFYAGSAGDTMLRLSCSHVPNDQIREGIRRLGAFLRERI
- a CDS encoding cytochrome P450; amino-acid sequence: MWSSGASPIDPAAPAFHASPDRFEVWRAARLAHPVAWTESKEFGGFWSVTTHGLARQVLQNPLVFGSTAGMRLGSNPRSVAMASGRLLVVTDGTAHRRLRAAHSAWLSSSTIDRISSEIWRDIELVVTGLMDRGGSFDGRGELGTVIAHQVLGRVLGLPRQDWTELGRLTDAAYATNTVQESTQAHGDLLMYLYGLLEQRRAQPRDDFVTALAQSSVDGRPLTDDEVLLNCDGMLSGGLETTPLAVCGALVVFAQDPDCWQRLRAQPERIDAAIEETLRWTSPAAHVMRTALTDTTLGEASIRAGDRVVVWIAAANRDEAVFSDAERFVLDRDQNPHLALGSGPHSCVGAVLARLELRALLTVLTRVASSITLTGRQEYRHSNFLHGHEIAELTLAP